One Mus pahari chromosome 10, PAHARI_EIJ_v1.1, whole genome shotgun sequence genomic window, NNNNNNNNNNNNNNNNNNNNNNNNNNNNNNNNNNNNNNNNNNNNNNNNNNNNNNNNNNNNNNNNNNNNNNNNNNNNNNNNNNNNNNNNNNNNNNNNNNNNNNNNNNNNNNNNNNNNNNNNNNNNNNNNNNNNNNNNNNNNNNNNNNNNNNNNNNNNNNNNNNNNNNNNNNNNNNNNNNNNNNNNNNNNNNNNNNNNNNNNNNNNNNNNNNNNNNNNNNNNNNNNNNNNNNNNNNNNNNNNNNNNNNNNNNNNNNNNNNNNNNNNNNNNNNNNNNNNNNNNNNNNNNNNNNNNNNNNNNNNNNNNNNNNNNNNNNNNNNNNNNNNNNNNNNNNNNNNNNNNNNNNNNNNNNNNNNNNNNNNNNNNNNNNNNNNNNNNNNNNNNNNNNNNNNNNNNNNNNNNNNNNNNNNNNNNNNNNNNNNNNNNNNNNNNNNNNNNNNNNNNNNNNNNNNNNNNNNNNNNNNNNNNNNNNNNNNNNNNNNNNNNNNNNNNNNNNNNNNNNNNNNNNNNNNNNNNNNNNNNNNNNNNNNNNNNNNNNNNNNNNNNNNNNNNNNNNNNNNNNNNNNNNNNNNNNNNNNNNNNNNNNNNNNNNNNNNNNNNNNNNNNNNNNNNNNNNNNNNNNNNNNNNNNNNNNNNNNNNNNNNNNNNNNNNNNNNNNNNNNNNNNNNNNNNNNNNNNNNNNNNNNNNNNNNNNNNNNNNNNNNNNNNNNNNNNNNNNNNNNNNNNNNNNNNNNNNNNNNNNNNNNNNNNNNNNNNNNNNNNNNNNNNNNNNNNNNNNNNNNNNNNNNNNNNNNNNNNNNNNNNNNNNNNNNNNNNNNNNNNNNNNNNNNNNNNNNNNNNNNNNNNNNNNNNNNNNNNNNNNNNNNNNNNNNNNNNNNNNNNNNNNNNNNNNNNNNNNNNNNNNNNNNNNNNNNNNNNNNNNNNNNNNNNNNNNNNNNNNNNNNNNNNNNNNNNNNNNNNNNNNNNNNNNNNNNNNNNNNNNNNNNNNNNNNNNNNNNNNNNNNNNNNNNNNNNNNNNNNNNNNNNNNNNNNNNNNNNNNNNNNNNNNNNNNNNNNNNNNNNNNNNNNNNNNNNNNNNNNNNNNNNNNNNNNNNNNNNNNNNNNNNNNNNNNNNNNNNNNNNNNNNNNNNNNNNNNNNNNNNNNNNNNNNNNNNNNNNNNNNNNNNNNNNNNNNNNNNNNNNNNNNNNNNNNNNNNNNNNNNNNNNNNNNNNNNNNNNNNNNNNNNNNNNNNNNNNNNNNNNNNNNNNNNNNNNNNNNNNNNNNNNNNNNNNNNNNNNNNNNNNNNNNNNNNNNNNNNNNNNNNNNNNNNNNNNNNNNNNNNNNNNNNNNNNNNNNNNNNNNNNNNNNNNNNNNNNNNNNNNNNNNNNNNNNNNNNNNNNNNNNNNNNNNNNNNNNNNNNNNNNNNNNNNNNNNNNNNNNNNNNNNNNNNNNNNNNNNNNNNNNNNNNNNNNNNNNNNNNNNNNNNNNNNNNNNNNNNNNNNNNNNNNNNNNNNNNNNNNNNNNNNNNNNNNNNNNNNNNNNNNNNNNNNNNNNNNNNNNNNNNNNNNNNNNNNNNNNNNNNNNNNNNNNNNNNNNNNNNNNNNNNNNNNNNNNNNNNNNNNNNNNNNNNNNNNNNNNNNNNNNNNNNNNNNNNNNNNNNNNNNNNNNNNNNNNNNNNNNNNNNNNNNNNNNNNNNNNNNNNNNNNNNNNNNNNNNNNNNNNNNNNNNNNNNNNNNNNNNNNNNNNNNNNNNNNNNNNNNNNNNNNNNNNNNNNNNNNNNNNNNNNNNNNNNNNNNNNNNNNNNNNNNNNNNNNNNNNNNNNNNNNNNNNNNNNNNNNNNNNNNNNNNNNNNNNNNNNNNNNNNNNNNNNNNNNNNNNNNNNNNNNNNGCCGGATCCATTCTGAACTCCTTCATCCCTCTGAACAGAGAAGGGTACAGTATGGAAGTGCAAGTGGATATTGAATCAAAGCCATTCAAGTTCCAACCCAGCANTGGAGGCAGCAGTGTGGATGACCGTGGTGCTGCCTGTGGCCACACGGGCAGGGCATCCAGTGGCTTGCCTGAAGGTAAATCCAGTGCTACCAAGTGGTCCAAGGaagcaacaggaagaaaaaagtcaaagagtGGTAAACtgaggaaaaaggataacatgaAGATCAATGAAACCAGAGAGGACATGGATGCACAGTTGTTACAGCCACAAAGCACAAACTTAAGTGACTTTGAGGTGCCATCCCTGAGTGGCAGCATGCCATCTGTAGCAGTTTCCCACTGCAATCACTTTTCTTACTTAGATAGCATGAGAGTGTCCTGTAGTCACCATTCCAGGGACTGCCACGCCCACTTCGCAGCTGTGAACACCCTTCCTGAGGTAGAAAATGCTGGGCTGAAACATCCACCTCACCAATGCAGCAGTGCTCTGCTTTCCAAAACTGCTTCCTGTTCAGAAGTCCCACGGCCCTGCCATGCAGCAGACGAGCATGGCACCAACTGACGTTGGGGGAAGCTGATGGTGGATGGTGACACACTGAGAGAGACAAATAATAACCCCTCGCACCAGACAGCAGACATAAAAGTTGCTGTCCAGACTAAAATGTAGGCCCATGAATGCTGCAGAGTAAGAACCACTGAACAACATTGTTGAGAGCTGGTTGACCATCTGTGACTGTTAAGTTTAAGTTACCACGAAAGCCAGGTTTCATAATCGTCATGCAAATACACTTTGTATGTCTAGCAAAGCATTCTGTTTCATGTTGATATTACCAAACTATGAAATGAAGGCTTTAAAGTGTGTTGGTACCAGAATAAAACACTGCctgatgcacatacacatgtgtttaGATAGAAATTTGGCTTAATTTGTAATCATAAGATACTCACACTGTTCTATGGCATCCTTAAGGAAGATTGAAGCTTAGGGATAAGTGGTTAGTGACATTTTATTGAAACCACTAAAGGATGGAACTTGGCAGATTACTCAGTATATGATCCTCTTTGTAACATTTGTCTTCATAACTGAGctcaaatttcatttcttcataTGCAATGTAGATATCAAGTTTCATGCTGCCCATTGGTAACCATTCAGATACTTAGAAACTGGAGCAAGGTTTGGCAGTTTTTGCACAAATCTGAAGTCGAAATACTTGGTACTGTTCCATATGAGTGTGGTTGTTGCCATTTTGGAAGAAGTAAAAGTAGGTAACTTAGGGTCTGACAACAGCAGAAGACAATCCCATTACGATGTATTACAGACACACCTGTCACTAAGGCAAGTTAGTGCCCTTCAATTCTTCGTGTCTTTGAGAGAGACTGTGTTTTATGAGCctcctcatttgagaattttgCTCCAGAATTTCCCATCATGTCTTATCTAGTCACCTTGgataatatagaaaaatacagcAAATAGGTAAACATGAATGTTTTTATTAACTACTCTGAAAAAGTATTCACctacaaagacacacatgcagcctTTTGAAAATTTAACATTACACAACCTCAACTTTTAACATGAATATCTTTTTGAACCATGAAATCAAAACAATGCAGAGCTTGCACCAAGCTTACATAAATGTCAATGTgtggctttgtttccttttgcttttgtttacagGGGATGTTCAGCTGACAAGAGCAGAAGTTGGCCAAAATACTGCCTGCACTATTGACTTCCCACACATCTTTCCTGGCAGGCCAACCTCATAGTGGTCAAGGACTCGACCTTAGGTGTTTCGTCTAAGTGTTGCCATTATGGTGCTACTGAGCATTTTCTTTTGATAAACAAGGAAAATGTCCAGGCTACAATCCTGTACTGTCATTTTCCTCACTGCTTCCATTAATCTGCTTAGATACCATTAGTTCTTTTACCTGATACTGCTCATTATGGTGTTTGTACTTTTGTTTgcattctaatttttttcagtcATGAGTATGCAAACAGGAGAcatgaaatgaatataaatactaatgaaaaaacaaagcaaaacaaaacaaagatctgGGAGTGAGGCTTAATAGCAAGAGACTTAAGTCTAATGTGCCTGAAGTTGGAGTTTGCTATATATTCCACACCCCTATCCCATCTATACACACACCATGTTGTTTAAGCTAATAACcttcttttactttcttataGCAGCCAGAGGAAACCATTCAAGGAAACGTgtgcatgtcagtgtgtgtgtgtttgtgtgtgtgtgcctgtgtatttaACCCACTGAACAACTTATTTctctttactattttttaaagcagaattacttatctttattttatatgtataggtgtcttgcctgaatgtatgtaagCTTACTATATGCTTGCCTgtgtccatggaagccagaagagggcactgaaccccctgaaactagagttacagatagttgtgagcctctaTGTGGGTACCAGGTATgtaacccaggttctctgcaagaacagcaagtgctcccaaacactgagccatctctccacccctagTCTTTAccactttaaaattaatttttaatttaattttcttattgtgCTTAAAGATGCATAACAACGTTAACTATCTTNTGTGCACAGTTCTGGAGGGACTAAGCACACACTCATTGCTGTGTGGTATGCTACNNNNNNNNNNNNNNNNNNNNNNNNNNNNNNNNNNNNNNNNNNNNNNNNNNNNNNNNNNNNNNNNNNNNNNNNNNNNNNNNNNNNNNNNNNNNNNNNNNNNNNNNNNNNNNNNNNNNNNNNNNNNNNNNNNNNNNNNNNNNNNNNNNNNNNNNNNNNNNNNNNNNNNNNNNNNNNNNNNNNNNNNNNNNNNNNNNNNNNNNNNNNNNNNNNNNNNNNNNNNNNNNNNNNNNNNNNNNNNNNNNNNNNNNNNNNNNNNNNNNNNNNNNNNNNNNNNNNNNNNNNNNNNNNNNNNNNNNNNNNNNNNNNNNNNNNNNNNNNNNNNNNNNNNNNNNNNNNNNNNNNNNNNNNNNNNNNNNNNNNNNNNNNNNNNNNNNNNNNNNNNNNNNNNNNNNNNNNNNNNNNNNNNNNNNNNNNNNNNNNNNNNNNNNNNNNNNNNNNNNNNcttctggcttctgtgggcatgagacagatacatgcatataggcaaaacattcatatatataaaataaaaataaaagtttttaaagttaatCCCAGCaaccgggaggcagaggctggcagatttctgatttcgaggccagcctggtctacaaagtgagttccaggacagtcagatttac contains:
- the LOC110327184 gene encoding E3 ubiquitin-protein ligase RNF19A-like — encoded protein: MEVQVDIESKPFKFQPSXGGSSVDDRGAACGHTGRASSGLPEGKSSATKWSKEATGRKKSKSGKLRKKDNMKINETREDMDAQLLQPQSTNLSDFEVPSLSGSMPSVAVSHCNHFSYLDSMRVSCSHHSRDCHAHFAAVNTLPEVENAGLKHPPHQCSSALLSKTASCSEVPRPCHAADEHGTN